The following proteins come from a genomic window of Paenibacillus swuensis:
- a CDS encoding thermonuclease family protein, whose product MKIILRWMVLLPLASLVVSGCGVPVSGPPAEVTEILAAYPELEGHEYSIEQVKRMVDGDTLETDSGHKVRLIGVNTPETVKPNSPIETYGKEASAFSKKRLTGKTVVLFEDTGNTDRYGRWLRYLFVQGDPRMFNEELVREGYANTMTIPPNVMYSARFLKAEREARTNHKGLWAEAGANASESMKEANQAESSACGGPVIKGNINAEGEQIYHVAEGRYYKQTKAERLFCTESEAKAAGFRKSKS is encoded by the coding sequence ATGAAGATTATATTACGCTGGATGGTTCTGTTGCCACTTGCATCCTTGGTGGTGTCGGGTTGCGGTGTCCCTGTTTCGGGGCCTCCGGCAGAAGTAACGGAGATTTTGGCCGCCTATCCTGAGTTGGAAGGACATGAATATTCCATTGAACAAGTGAAACGGATGGTTGACGGTGACACGTTGGAGACAGATAGCGGACACAAGGTCAGGCTGATCGGGGTAAACACCCCCGAGACGGTGAAGCCTAACTCTCCCATTGAGACCTATGGTAAAGAAGCGAGCGCATTCAGCAAGAAAAGACTAACGGGAAAGACAGTTGTCCTGTTTGAAGACACCGGGAATACCGATCGATACGGGCGTTGGTTAAGGTATCTTTTTGTCCAGGGGGATCCCCGGATGTTCAATGAGGAGCTTGTGCGAGAAGGGTATGCGAATACGATGACGATACCGCCTAATGTTATGTATTCCGCACGTTTCCTTAAAGCGGAAAGGGAAGCGCGAACGAATCACAAAGGGCTATGGGCGGAGGCCGGCGCAAATGCCTCAGAAAGCATGAAGGAAGCAAACCAAGCCGAGAGCTCAGCCTGCGGAGGTCCTGTGATCAAAGGTAACATTAATGCTGAGGGTGAACAAATTTATCATGTAGCGGAGGGCCGTTATTATAAACAAACGAAAGCTGAGCGGTTGTTCTGTACCGAATCCGAAGCTAAAGCCGCGGGATTCCGTAAATCCAAATCTTGA
- a CDS encoding DNA repair helicase XPB has translation MKYRPEQPLIVQGDLTVLLETRNTRADEAAKVLGRFADLVKTPEHIHTYRMTPLSIWNAAASGIHVEEVIRTLEDYSKFDLPAQVRKEIVKYMGRYGMLLLESDGEYLRLRSSNTSALKELAAESSLAALLTWDEDTGTGKVDAENRGLVKQELTRLGFPVTDLVGYHEGESLQVQLKSNLDEGNPNPFYLRDYQEEAVDSFYQEGSVHGGSGVLVLPCGAGKTIIGIAAMARLHCATLILTSNVTSVRQWTQEIVAKTNIKEEQIGEYSGDRKEVRPITIATYQILTHRKDKAASFSHMTLFNERDWGLIIYDEVHLLPAPVFRVTADIQATRRLGLTATLIREDGREEDVFSLVGPKRYDMPWKELEHQGWIAKVYCSEIRVPLSEDTRSQYAVADAKMRFRIACENPLKLDIVRYLLQLHRGRQTLIIGQYLDQLHHVAEQLSLPLITGSMPHQERDELYAQFKKGEIGVLIVSKVANFAVDLPDASVAIQISGSFGSRQEEAQRLGRVLRPKQDENTAFFYTLVSKDTKEQEFALNRQLFLIEKGYRYAITDAAAFTGGEDTHGQFAVQ, from the coding sequence ATGAAATACCGTCCGGAACAACCCTTGATTGTACAGGGGGACTTGACCGTGCTGCTTGAAACGAGAAATACCCGTGCGGATGAAGCGGCGAAGGTTCTAGGGAGGTTTGCGGACCTCGTAAAGACACCCGAACATATCCACACGTACAGAATGACGCCTTTATCCATATGGAATGCGGCAGCATCAGGTATTCACGTTGAAGAAGTTATCCGAACGCTTGAAGATTACAGTAAATTTGATTTGCCGGCTCAAGTGAGAAAAGAGATCGTCAAGTATATGGGAAGGTACGGGATGCTTCTCTTGGAATCGGATGGCGAATATCTCCGTCTTCGCTCAAGCAACACCTCAGCCTTAAAGGAGTTAGCTGCGGAATCTTCATTAGCTGCCTTACTGACTTGGGATGAGGATACAGGTACAGGGAAAGTGGATGCTGAAAACCGCGGTCTGGTCAAACAAGAATTAACCCGTCTGGGTTTTCCGGTAACGGATCTTGTCGGCTATCACGAAGGGGAGTCACTACAGGTCCAATTGAAGAGCAACCTGGACGAGGGCAACCCCAATCCCTTTTATCTGCGTGACTATCAGGAGGAAGCGGTCGATTCCTTTTACCAAGAAGGGAGTGTACACGGAGGGAGCGGGGTACTGGTGCTCCCTTGCGGCGCGGGTAAAACCATCATTGGCATCGCAGCGATGGCCCGATTGCATTGCGCTACGTTAATCCTTACGAGTAATGTGACCTCAGTCAGGCAATGGACACAGGAAATTGTTGCGAAAACGAATATAAAGGAAGAACAAATCGGTGAATACAGCGGGGATCGCAAAGAAGTGCGTCCTATAACGATTGCAACCTATCAAATTCTGACCCATCGCAAAGATAAGGCTGCTTCCTTCTCGCATATGACCCTTTTTAATGAACGGGATTGGGGATTGATTATTTATGACGAGGTTCACCTGTTACCCGCCCCCGTATTCCGGGTGACGGCTGATATTCAGGCCACGCGAAGGCTTGGACTAACGGCGACGCTGATCCGGGAAGATGGCCGGGAGGAAGACGTGTTTTCTCTGGTCGGGCCGAAGCGGTACGATATGCCATGGAAAGAGCTTGAGCATCAAGGGTGGATCGCCAAAGTGTACTGCAGTGAAATTCGCGTGCCATTGTCCGAAGACACTCGTTCACAATACGCGGTTGCGGATGCCAAAATGCGATTTAGAATTGCTTGCGAGAACCCGCTGAAGCTGGATATCGTGCGCTATCTGTTACAACTTCACCGCGGTCGACAAACGTTAATTATCGGTCAATATTTGGATCAATTACATCATGTGGCCGAACAATTGAGCTTGCCTCTCATTACGGGGAGCATGCCGCATCAGGAACGAGATGAACTCTATGCCCAGTTTAAGAAAGGGGAAATTGGAGTCCTGATCGTTTCCAAAGTAGCTAATTTCGCGGTGGATTTACCCGATGCCAGCGTAGCGATCCAAATCTCGGGCAGCTTCGGGTCAAGGCAGGAGGAAGCCCAGCGATTGGGCAGGGTATTAAGGCCGAAGCAAGACGAGAACACCGCTTTCTTCTACACCTTGGTATCCAAAGACACAAAGGAGCAAGAGTTTGCGCTAAACAGACAGCTGTTTCTGATCGAAAAAGGGTATCGGTACGCCATCACAGATGCGGCCGCGTTCACCGGCGGGGAGGATACGCATGGACAGTTTGCAGTTCAGTAG